Genomic segment of Euleptes europaea isolate rEulEur1 chromosome 21, rEulEur1.hap1, whole genome shotgun sequence:
aaggagagatcaccacctcccgaggaagcctgttccaccaaggaaccactctgttggaaatttcttcctaatgtctagatggaaactcttttgatttaatttccacccgttggttctggtccgaccttctagagcaatagaaaacaactctatatgacagcccttcaagtgcttgaagatggttatcatatcccctccaggtcttctcctctccaggctaaacatacccagctccttcaacctttcctcatacgacttggtctccagacccctcaccatctttgttgccctgagAGCCCTGGAACAGGCTGTCAGAGTGCAAACACCCCTGCGAGGGGGGATACTGAAAGAGCAGAAATTGCTAGGAGGAAACATCTTGGCACTGAGGCTCACGTACCGGCCTTGTGTTTTGTTCCCTCCTGGTGGCAAACGGGATTTAACAGAAAACCAGTGCTCTTCCTTTCTGCCACCAGAAGGCAGACTACCCAAGCAGAAAGCAATTGAGGAAAGGGACATCTCCCCTGTAGGGGCAAAGAGAAATAGGAACgctatgtcatagaatcatagaatagtatcatagaatcatagagttggaagggaccatcagggtcatctagtccaacccccctgcacaatgcaggaaattcacaactacatcccctccacacccccagtgaccccctactcgatgcccagaagatggccaaggtgccccccctctcatgatctccctaaggccATGTCCATGGGCACAGGTCATGAGGAACATGAAGAAAGCCAAACATCTGaaaaggaggaatgggggaatgTTCCTTTTTGTCGTCTCCCCCATTATGTTGATTGCTGGCCAATAAGTAGAAAaggggggactttttccccctgtcCCCCAAAACAATCCTGACTGTTTTTCCTTTGGCGATACAGAAGAACTCTTGAGCGTCTTGGTGCCCCACTTGACAGATCGAATGCAGTCTGACTGCATCTGGCAGCGGATGTGCTGGCGGCTGATAGAGAGCGTGCCGGACCGCTGGATGGAAGCAGTGATCTGTGGCTTTGTCCAGGCAGCGCCAGGGTAAGATGGCCGCATGAAGGAGGTCCGCTTTTAGCATTCAGATAGATGTAATTAccatttgccctgacctgcatagccctgggctagccccatctcgtcagatctcagaagcgaagcagggttggcccgggttagtaattggatgggagaccaccatggaataccagggtttctgtgcagaggaaggcactggcaaaccacctctgttagtctcttgccttgaaaaccccaaaaggggtcgccataagtcggctgggacgtgatggcactttccaccaccaccgatTGCCATTTGTTTCACTGGAGTAAGTGGAAACAGGCTGCGAAGGCCTCTTCAGCCCTTAAGAGCTTAGAGAATCCTGATGGGGGTATTGTGTGGAGAGAGAGGTTCCCATTGCTCCCCCCATTTCTCACAGACCCCCCTGCCTAGCTCGCGTACTTTCATACGCTGCCGATAGACAGCTGCTTCTGTTGTGAGTCGCGCTGTGCACGTCTGCTGGCCGCAGTTTGGCCTTCCTATCGGTCTATAAAGGTTTGGTTCTTGCGTTGTGACTGCCTCGCTGAGGCCGATCGCATGCCCCAGAGCTGGAGAGAAGAACAGGATCGCTGACGCTTTGTCCTTTGCGTCACCAGGCCTGCCGCGTTGTCCCGACTGCTGGGGAATTTGGTCCTCAAGAGCAAGAAGGCTCAGTTTGTGATGACccagaagctgctgctgcttcagtacGGCCATCCGGTGAGGGTTCCCCCGGGTAGCGTTCGTGGGAAGGCCGACGGTTTTGTGGAGCCGGGGCGATGAGCTTTCGATAAGGCTCGGGCTCTCCTCTTTCAGAGCATGTGCAGTGAGCTTTCTTCGGCTCCCCCTCCATAAGCATCAGCTCAAGAACTCCTAAAAAATGCCCCTCCTcctcaacgtggtgtagtggttaagaacggtgatttggagcggtggactaggGAAAGAAAATGccgccctcccccttcctttctgacTGTTAAACTGTGTGCTACGGCTTTCGTTACAGACGGCGGTATTGCAGAGCCTCCTTGGGTACCTAGCCCTGGACAGCCTGCGGCGCCCCTTGCTGACCAAGGTTGGTGGAGCAGCTGGCAACATTGAGAGACAGACTGGCAACAAGGGTTCACGTCGCTTTTTTCAAAATATGTATTATAGTGATACAATCAAGGGTGGGGGAACGCCATCCCCTCCGCTGGTCCCCGATTCCTCTTCCTGCCGCCTTCACCACTTCTTTCGTCACCCTCTTCCAACCCCCCTGCCTCCACTGCTCCTGATGCTAAAATTCCCACGCAGGTTTTGAAAGAGCTGCTGGAGACCTGGGGAAGCAGCAGTGCTGTGAAGCACTCTCCCTTGGAGCAGCAGCTGTACATAAGCAAGGCCATCCTGATCTGCCTCTCGCACACGAAAGACGCAGAAATAGAGAACAGCAGGCAAGGTAAGGGGGCGGGggtagaagagagagagagattccacGGAGCCGGCCGCAAGCGCCTCTTCCAAACTGCAGCTCCCAGCTCTGCATTTGGGCCTGTACTGTGACCAGTATGGCTCACAATAGTTGCTACTGCACTTGCTGTGCAGATCTCTCCCAAAAATGCCCATTCGGTGGTTCTTCTGGGCTGCAACTGACCATCCTCGCTGGGTCTGGGCTGGTGGGAATCCAGGTGATGTCTTTTCCGACTGCCGCTCCTTCCTCCGAGTCGAGGATGTCTGCTTAACATTTCCACCTGTGTTGCCACTGTTTGGGATTTGAATGATTAATCGCTGACGGGAAAGAGCAGCGCTGtgctctcctgctggtggcagaatGGCGTCGCCGGGGTCTCAGAAGAGGCTGAGACATCTTATATGAAATGTACCCCAAACCATTCATAAAGTTGTTGACACATTTCTGGCGCTGTTTGAGCTGGGCGGCACAGCGGAGATGGCCAAGCTCATGCCTGGCTGCCACATTATTGCCCTTCCAGAGCTGCTCACAAGGGTGATGGAGGGGATGAAGTGCCACCTGGACAGCAACTTGCCACGGGTCCGCCATCTGGGAATGGTGGTGGCAGAGAGCGTCTGTGCCAGGATCACGCCGGAAGGGCCTGCCTTGAAATTTCAGGTAAGCTGCACAGTCTTCCGGAGAAACATTCCCTGCAAACGTACCTCGTGCGGATCTTTTCAGCCCTTTGACTGTAGCGAAACGTCAAGGGCTGGCCTCAAGGAAACGCCCGGGGGGCCTGCTCCTTGGCATTAAAACAGAGTTGActtgggtttatttttattttttttactttaaatgtGTTAGTACGAAGAAGACGAGGAGATCAGAGAACTCAAGTCCTTGCTGACCCAGAGACTGGAACAGGCCCTTGTCCGTGATCCACCAGGCGTTGCGTAAGTTGTATCCTCATGTCCCACGTGACTTCGCCAGCACAAATATGGTGCATAAAAAGGTTCCCAAGGGAGATCACGACAAGCAAGGACACATCTGAAATTTACTGAAGGGATTCTGCAGTTGAGATGCaggcctggatttttttttctctgccTGCCTGTTTTCAACCATCCCGATTTTAAAGACAGGGAAGCCTGTGTGAGGGGACAAGAcagcaggaagagggaagaagaagagttggtttttatatgccggctttctctaccacttaagggagactcaaaccggcttacaatcaccttcccctccccacaacagacaccctgtgaggtgtgtggggccgagagagctctaagagaactgtgactagcccaaggtcacccagctggctttatgtggaggagtggggacacaaatccagttcaccagattagcctccgccgctcacgtggaggagtggggaatcaaacccggttctccagatcagactccaccaccccaGAGGGGCGACAGGAAAGCTTGCTTGTACAAAACTCCATTTTCGAGTCTTGAACATTGTTCAGGGCAGCCCTGCCATTGCTTCTGTTTCAGTAAAGCCAGgccgtgtgtgtgttaactggagaagccagagtTAAGTCCCTGCAACATAGCCACTCGAGCTTCTAGATTTTGTGTATGGCACTGAGGACTAGTGAGATACTCAGTGTTAGTGTTCAGTTTGCCCATGAAATTTCTTGTACTTATGGTTTCAACAGGAGCAAGCTAGTGCTTGCTCGAAGCGTACCCCTTGTACTAAGGAAAGATTGCAGCGATGTTagtggcttttcttttcttttcttgaccTGACCACTTTCTGCCACTGCAGGAACAACAGAGCACCTGGGACATCGAGTGCTGCTCCGAAACCCAGCACGAAgccattcccagctccttcaatagGGCTGGGCAAGGGGGTCGACTCTGACCTGGACAGGTACGCCCTGGAAATTAAACCGCTAGGCTTTAAAGCGGATCGAGCGTTTGACCCAAAGATTGCAGCTGACCAAGAGAGAGGACTTTGAGCCCCAGAAGGGAATAATTCCTGGTCTGTTTCTTGTACAGCGACGATGAACTTGTCCCGTACGACATGTCTGAAGATAAAGAGCTGAGGAAGATCAAGGCTCCTGTCTACATCCGAGACTGCATTGAAAGTAAGAgattagagagagagagtataAAATCTCTCTGtctggcttcctttttttttgtggTCGAAAGAGCCATGATTTTTCCCTGTGAAGTTCCCCAGGGCTTTTTCGCAGTTGTCAATAGTGTTCTGTGCTTGACTTTTCCATTATTTGATGAACTGAGAAGCCTGCCTGGATTTCTTCACCATGTAGTGTCATCTTCTGGAGTCTGTCTGTAGACCATGGCAGAGCTTTGGTGCTCAAAGATAGATGCCGATGAATGGCGGTTGCAGGGGGTTGGGGGGAGCCATCGCCTTCTTGCGCTGTAAATTTCTCGGAGGCATCTGTCTCAGGATGCCCGAGCAGACAGGCTTTTGAGCTGGCTCGGGAAGGAAGGCGGATCTTATGCTACATTATATGAGGAGAGGTCAGGTGTTTGTGTCCATGCGCATTGCATGCCCACGCTCCAAAGTTCGGTCCCCTGGgcacttccagttaaaggatttaaGGCAGCAgttccagttaaagcagtggttcccaaacttttcaggccaccgcccccttggttccacagactcaaccccagcgccccccccaccctatccaacaacacagttgaaggggcccacctctagccccCCCCTGCtgaccccttgcctcttagtgcccccctaggtaattccaccgccccccagggggtggtactacccacttcaggaaccactgagttaaaggatcTAAGGTAACAGGTGCCAGGGAAGACTCCTCCCCAACAGCCTGAAGTTCCACCGCCAATCAGCATAAATACTGAGCCAGGTGAGCTTCTGGCCTGGCCTCTGTATCAAGCAGGTTCATGAGTGTGGAATCGTAACGCTGGCTCGCTGTATTTATTCCGAGTACAAAACTGGCACAGAGCACattagttggggttttttttcctgccacgGGCCAACAGAATTTaaactgcctcccttcccccctccccgtttcaGTTTTGACAGGGCCTGAAGATGCAGACAAGTACGAAGCCGCCGTGGGCATCCTGGAGACATTGATCCGAAGAAACGCAGCCGCTGCGCGAGAGGTGAAGGGCCGTGTGCCTCCGAGACtccagtgaatgaatgaatgaatgaatgaaaatttaCTGTATATACCCGTTGGCCATCACAGCTtgctaaaaccaataaataaaatgcaaatgcAATAGATgagcaagtaaaatattaaataatgagATGTATTAAAACATTTCGGTTTAAAAGAAAACTAGCTGGTTCTTCCGATACCACgttagaccttattttctttgcagcaAGAGCAAATGAAAGGGACTCTATATGATGCATAGGCATCAGTATctgataacagaaatataatCTTCTCTGCATCCGAATATGAATTAATGCCACATAATATTCCTGCCTGAGACTCCTGTGGGGCTTTGGTTTCTGTACGCACGTGTCCCGATTCCGCTTTCGATTGGCTAGCGGCGCAAGGGCTTAACTGTGAGTGACGGGATTAGCCGCCCAGGTGTGCGTGCCAGCTGGGGAAGCCGCTGAGAAGATGGGCCTGGGGTTGTCATGCAGTCCATGCGTTTGTATACATGGGCCTTCCCCTGAATCCTCAGCCTAAGTAGCCTCAAAAGCACCCCCGTTTCAGCGGGGACGCCGTAGCGTGGTGCGGCAAGTCCACCAGGAGAATCCCCAGCACTGTTCTGGGCTAGGAGCCTGGGTGGGCCACAACCAGTGTGCAGCAAAGACCTGGAGAGACCACATGAACACCACCTTCCCAGAACAGAGTGCTTACTTTCTGCATCAGATATATTTCTCTCTCGACATGGTGAAACAGCAGGCACGCTtggtaccagtgtggtgtagcagttaagagcggtggtttggagtggtggactctgatctggagaaccgggttcgattcccccactccgccacatgagcggcggactctaatctcattaaccaggttggtttccccacgcctccacgtgaagccagctgggatagtcgcagttttctccgaactctctcagggcgtctgttgtggggaggggaagggaaggtgattgtaagccggtctgattcttccttaagtggtagagaaagttggcatattaaaaaccaaactcttcttcttttatgcaGGTGAGCGTGGAACTGACCACGGTCCTGCTGCACCTGGAAGAGAAGGGTTACATCGAAGGCTTTGCCGGGCTCCGGCAAAATGCACTGGTGGCTCTCGCCGTCATGGATCCGATCCCGGTGAGTCCTGACCCTGTTGTGGATGGCGGTTGTCGGTGTTTAAAGAACAGCCAGCTGGTTTTTCTTGCCAAGGAGTCCTCGAAGCACTGCCTGAGCAGTAGCCCTGTGCGAAGCAGCCAGGCGGCCGCAAGGGAAAGGGGAGTGGAATCGCAGCCGTCCTCTGAATCGGCTTTCCCCTTTCTGTCGCCGAGGTGTCTCGCTTCTTGACTGCCGAGTTCTACTCCCTGAACTACAGCCTCCGCCAGCGCATGGACATGTTGGACGTAAGTAGCTTCTTGGGACTGGGGTGCATGCTGCAGCCCCAGCCTCGCGGAGCACAGTACCCCCTCTTTGCCGCTTTGCCCAGGTCCTGGCCACAGCAGCTcaggaactctctcagcccgtcaCCCCTAAACCAGAGCAGCGGCTCCTGAGACCCAAGCAGCCCGGCATCCAGATCCTGGCTAGCGACAGTCCTCCTCCAGACTGGCGGCGAGTTGTAGAAGAAAGGATCAAAAGCAAGACTCGACGGTTTGCAAAGGTAAGGCTAGGAGCTCCGGCAGCGATGGACTcggacctggagaaccgggttcgatttcccacgcctccacgtgagcagcggaggctaatctggtgaactgggttgctttccccactcctacgcgtgaagccagctgggtgaccttgggctagtcacagctctcttagagctctttcagccccacctacctcacagggtgcctgttgtggggtggggaaggtgatggtcagccggtttgattctcccttaagtggtagagaatgtcggcatataaaaaccaactcttcttcttcgtcgtcccTGGGTCAGGCGGTGGTAGCTCATGCATTTGGGGCATTAGAGTCGAGGATGTCCCGCTCTGTCCTGGGGGGAAATTCTTCATTGCCACTCTAGTGCTTTTCAAGGTGAGAGGGCAGGTAATGAGCCAGTAGTGAGGGAGTGGAAGCTACAGCTAGGAAAATTCGCTAGAGGATCTGACCCGAGCGTGCGTCAAAAAACCCAGGCGAGGGAACAAGCAAGAGGACAGCAGGCACATCTCTCACGGGAGCAGTTTCCTTAGCAGGAATTGTCTTCCACCTTGGCTTGTAAAGTTCTGGATTCTTCATACCATGGCAAGCAGGGGGCACGTACATTTGGGACGGGGCCTGGCAAGGAAAGGAAACCTTCAGTCGGCTTTCGGAAGAGCGGAAAAGAATGCTCAGCCTCTTCCTGTAACGGTGCCTAACACGCCTCTTTGTTCGGAACAGGGCCCGTCTCGAGCAGAGCTGCCGTGCGCCCCCAACCAGTTTGGCCCAGTCGCTGGCCACTTCTTCTTCCCGCTTCTCCGGAACTTTGACAGGTAAAGGCTGCCAGCGCCTGGAGCTGCTCCACTTCAGAGGGCTTGCTGACCGCTGGTCCAGATGTGCAGCCTGCAGCTTCAGCCAGCGTGCAGGAGTTAGCCTGCCCTCGCTAGACCAGCTGCTGGGCTCAGCTGGAAAGGAATGAAATGTCCCAGCCCGCAATCCCCTCGGAAGACGCTCAGCATTCTTCTGTGCTCTTTCCCAGGTCTCTGACCACCTTCGACCTTCTGGGCGACGATCACATGGTGCTCGGCCGGCTGGCGCACACGTTGGCCATCTTGATGTACTTTGCCGTCAACGCTGCGGTGAGAAACGAGGCTTTCAAAAGCATATCCCAGAACACAGCAGCACGCAATCCAGTTAAGGAGGAGGAGAACCCTGTAGCGTTATCTTGTGCCTGCACCCCTACCCATGAGGGCAGAGCAGCtagtattttttccccctttggtttCGGAAATACGTCTGGCTTTGGCCAGTTACTCCAACAGACTCCTCGCTTACACCGTTGGGGGGGAATCCTACAAAAGGGGACCTCCTGCAGGAAGCAGAGACCTTACAAGGTCTGAATAGAGCTTCTTGTGGTTGAGGTGGAACAGAACTTACACTTTTCATGCTGTTTTGGGTCTTCTCACACTCTTTTCAGGTGTGCCAACAGCCTCCAGAgagcaggggttttttttatttttaaatgcaatgAAAATAGCCCCATGCAGGTCTTGGTCTTCTTAGCAAAATATATTCCGTTTGCAGAATTCTATATTCCTGGCGTTTAAACAGTGTCTTAAATGACATCCAGAATAAGCCAGATGTTCCCAGGAATGGCTGCCGTCTAATGCTCGAGGCCAGATGTGCCCACCATCAGGCAAGGGGAGATGGCGTACCTTGGGTGGTGGAGTCTTGCAGCACCAGGAAAAGACAGCAcattgttatttgttttattctgtttgtAATTACCctttggtggttgttttttttgctctggcatcaaaatatattttctttcatTGTGAAACCAAAGTCTCAGATTAATGCCTCTCCCTCTGTCCATCGTTGTGTTCCCCCCCTCCTGTCCTTAGGTAGCGACTGCGATGGGAAAGGCATTGCTCGAATTTGTCTGGACCCTTCGCTTTCACACAGACGCGTGAGTTCCCGTCCGGGCTCAAATTCATATGGGTGGCCAACGttggtctgtagcagcaaaataagtcGAGGGCCATCTTCACAGACGAGCCAGATAGATTCCAGCACAAGTTATTTTGGCTACTGTATTCACAGCTGAAAGCCTGTGAATATTGGGCATTACAGCCAATGTAATTGAGCATTACAGCCAAGAGGGCGGATTGAAACAAGATCTAGCAAAAACAGCGGCCTCTCTAgatggccaaagcagcaattcGAGCCCCATCCTGACACAACCCATTATGCTCCTGTGGCTGTTTTCAGTGGCTCTTTTTGGTGCCTTACAGTGGGGAGCAAATGCCTTTGTGTCGGGTCTGAGTGTAGTCCTAGGTGGGAATCCAAAGATTACATGTAGGCGGACCAACTTTGGTGACACAAAGGAGCAAAACCAAACGAGCAGTTCTGCTTGTGTGGTCACAAGGCAGAAGAGTTCAGGGACGTCTGTCCTCTCTTTCTCCACATGGACCACGGAGCTGTCgactgggaggggaagggcctcCTAGCTGCAGAAGCCTACCAGTGCGTCCCTTTCCCCTACAGCTACGTGCGCCAGGGCCTGCTGTCTTCCGTCTCTTCTACGCTTCTCAGCGTCCCTGCCGAACGCCTTCTGGAAGACGTGGCGGATGAACTTTTGGAGACCCAAGCCTGGCTGGCAGGTGAGAAGGTGCCGCAGGAGCTGGTTGGGGCTGGGCATAAGGGGGAAGAAGGGTTGCTTTCTTGGGGACATGgacggctggaggggaggggccgtggctcagtggtagagcctctgcctggcatgcagaaggtcccaggttcaatccccggcatctccagttaaaggaaccaggccagtaggtgatgtgaaagacctctgcctgagaccctggagagccatggggaggggccatggctcagtggtagagcatctgcttggcatgcagaagggtcctaggttcaatccccagcatctccagttaaagggactaggcaaataggtgatgtgaaagacctctgcctgagaccctggagagccgctgccggtctcagtagacaatactgactttgatggactgagggtctgattcagtataaggtagcttcgtgtgttcatgtgatgtgaaCTCAgctgggctccccccacccctccatcccaAGGCCGATGAGGATGCGGCCAGCCTCCAGAGCGAAGCGGCAGCC
This window contains:
- the TELO2 gene encoding telomere length regulation protein TEL2 homolog, which produces MDLLQVRRTVLEANSVLSSSRDSTQICETLQTVKRYLGGTESPPSGKEKEEFIHSHFTTFLQCLISNLSPEWLELFQSDEEKELWDSFFLEGPAEQSFMVLLDSIVSTGSGFRLHKVADVLERLLQRGGLSSLMWEVCKQQSQAGSLVLQDALLNKVVCLPDHLANKLQGENRPVFFPQNYFPWLGAEMVRVLERISESLRGGLDCSISFMSQVLGKVCVHGRQKELLSVLVPHLTDRMQSDCIWQRMCWRLIESVPDRWMEAVICGFVQAAPGPAALSRLLGNLVLKSKKAQFVMTQKLLLLQYGHPTAVLQSLLGYLALDSLRRPLLTKVLKELLETWGSSSAVKHSPLEQQLYISKAILICLSHTKDAEIENSRQELLTRVMEGMKCHLDSNLPRVRHLGMVVAESVCARITPEGPALKFQYEEDEEIRELKSLLTQRLEQALVRDPPGVANNRAPGTSSAAPKPSTKPFPAPSIGLGKGVDSDLDSDDELVPYDMSEDKELRKIKAPVYIRDCIEILTGPEDADKYEAAVGILETLIRRNAAAAREVSVELTTVLLHLEEKGYIEGFAGLRQNALVALAVMDPIPVSRFLTAEFYSLNYSLRQRMDMLDVLATAAQELSQPVTPKPEQRLLRPKQPGIQILASDSPPPDWRRVVEERIKSKTRRFAKGPSRAELPCAPNQFGPVAGHFFFPLLRNFDRSLTTFDLLGDDHMVLGRLAHTLAILMYFAVNAAVATAMGKALLEFVWTLRFHTDAYVRQGLLSSVSSTLLSVPAERLLEDVADELLETQAWLADVAEQDPDGDCRSLALQGLLLMENLKKKLETDPFE